From the genome of Pelomonas sp. SE-A7, one region includes:
- a CDS encoding ATP-binding protein has protein sequence MKALYLRIYLTVVLVLAAFAFGSAWLFQHQIEQERGNADAAAGERLTAMALLIHRALPPASAPKEDQAASLREWGQRLRMAIALEDEQGRRIGASEAFLRREDEPGARRLNIDLEDGRSLTIIRQFRPPGSVGAGGGPAGERGQRPPQRRDETPLNVNPFGPRLGGEGLALLLVLLFLGVAAGAYPVVRRLTRRLEGLQRGVERFGEGNLSHRIDDDGKDEVARLAESFNRAAGQIEALVRSHQSLLANASHELRSPLARLKMAFSMIEDAPPAQRERLRREIETNIGELDALVEEVLLASRLEGGAGEPHKDPVDLLGVAAEEAAHLGAQLDVENGMADLRVMGEERLLRRALRNLLENARRYGGGEVMLQLHRSLREAQLRVCDRGPGVPPDMRERIFEPFFRLPGHAEQAGGVGLGLSLVKQIAARHRGSVHCESREGGGSCFVLTLPLA, from the coding sequence ATGAAGGCTCTTTATCTCCGTATCTACCTGACCGTCGTCCTGGTGCTGGCGGCCTTTGCCTTCGGCTCGGCCTGGTTGTTTCAGCACCAGATCGAGCAAGAGCGCGGCAATGCCGATGCGGCGGCCGGCGAGCGCCTGACCGCGATGGCGCTGCTGATCCACCGCGCCCTGCCACCGGCCAGCGCCCCCAAGGAAGACCAGGCCGCCTCGCTGCGCGAGTGGGGCCAGCGCCTGCGCATGGCCATTGCGCTGGAGGATGAGCAGGGGCGCCGCATCGGCGCTTCCGAAGCATTCCTCAGGCGCGAGGACGAGCCCGGCGCCCGCCGGCTCAACATCGACCTGGAGGACGGCCGAAGCCTGACCATCATCCGGCAGTTCCGTCCGCCCGGTTCCGTAGGTGCAGGTGGCGGGCCGGCCGGCGAGCGCGGCCAGCGGCCGCCGCAACGGCGCGACGAGACGCCGCTCAATGTCAACCCGTTCGGCCCGCGACTGGGTGGCGAAGGCCTGGCCCTGCTGCTGGTCCTGCTGTTCCTGGGCGTCGCGGCCGGCGCCTACCCGGTGGTGCGCCGCCTGACGCGCCGGCTGGAAGGCCTGCAACGCGGTGTCGAACGTTTCGGCGAAGGCAATCTCAGCCATCGCATCGATGACGACGGCAAGGATGAGGTGGCGCGTCTGGCCGAGAGCTTCAACCGCGCCGCCGGCCAGATCGAGGCCCTGGTGCGCTCGCACCAGAGCCTGTTGGCCAATGCCAGCCATGAGCTGCGCTCGCCGCTGGCGCGGCTGAAGATGGCGTTCTCGATGATCGAGGACGCGCCGCCGGCCCAGCGTGAAAGACTTCGCCGCGAGATCGAGACCAATATCGGCGAGCTGGACGCCCTGGTCGAGGAGGTGTTGCTGGCCAGCCGCCTGGAGGGCGGTGCCGGCGAACCACACAAGGATCCGGTCGACCTGCTGGGCGTGGCCGCGGAAGAGGCGGCCCATCTGGGCGCCCAGCTCGATGTCGAGAACGGCATGGCCGACCTGCGCGTCATGGGCGAGGAACGCCTGCTGCGCCGCGCCCTGCGCAACCTGCTGGAGAACGCTCGCCGCTACGGCGGCGGCGAGGTCATGCTGCAGCTGCACCGCTCGCTGCGCGAGGCGCAGCTGCGCGTGTGCGACCGCGGCCCCGGTGTGCCGCCGGACATGCGCGAACGCATCTTCGAGCCCTTCTTTCGCCTGCCCGGCCATGCCGAGCAGGCCGGTGGCGTGGGCTTGGGGCTCAGCCTGGTCAAGCAGATCGCGGCCCGCCACCGTGGCTCGGTGCACTGCGAGTCGCGCGAGGGCGGTGGCAGCTGCTTCGTGCTGACGCTGCCCCTGGCCTGA
- a CDS encoding response regulator transcription factor encodes MSTKLLLIDDDTRLTTMVGDYLSHAGFEVAVAGSLAAGRATIHDSLPDLLVLDLMLPDGDGLDFCRELRGNPRLKRLPVLMLSARGEPMDRILGLELGADDYLPKPFEPRELQARIKALLRRAEPGAADDEVMRFGRLEIDLASRMARLDGKPCDLTSHQFDLLVVLAQSPGRVLSRDQIMDALKGHPLDAFDRSIDVHISRIRAVIEDDPKAPRRVLTVRGAGYVFARKQDADA; translated from the coding sequence ATGAGCACGAAGCTGCTGCTGATCGACGACGACACCCGCCTGACCACCATGGTGGGCGACTACCTGAGCCACGCGGGTTTCGAGGTGGCCGTGGCCGGCTCGCTGGCCGCCGGCCGCGCGACCATCCACGATTCGCTGCCCGATCTGCTGGTGCTGGACCTGATGCTGCCCGATGGCGACGGCCTGGATTTCTGCCGCGAGCTCCGTGGCAATCCGCGGCTCAAGCGCCTGCCGGTACTGATGCTGTCGGCCCGTGGTGAACCGATGGACCGCATCCTGGGCCTGGAGCTGGGTGCCGACGACTACCTGCCCAAGCCCTTCGAACCGCGCGAGCTGCAGGCCCGCATCAAGGCCCTGCTGCGCCGCGCCGAGCCGGGCGCGGCCGATGACGAGGTGATGCGCTTCGGCCGCCTCGAGATCGACCTGGCCTCGCGCATGGCGCGGCTGGACGGCAAGCCCTGCGACCTGACCAGCCACCAGTTCGACCTGCTGGTCGTGCTGGCCCAGAGTCCCGGCCGCGTGCTGTCGCGCGACCAGATCATGGATGCGCTCAAGGGTCATCCGCTGGATGCCTTCGACCGCTCGATCGACGTCCACATCTCGCGCATCCGCGCCGTCATCGAGGACGACCCCAAGGCACCGCGGCGCGTGCTGACGGTGCGTGGCGCGGGCTATGTCTTTGCCCGCAAGCAAGACGCGGATGCGTGA
- a CDS encoding Spy/CpxP family protein refolding chaperone has protein sequence MSTKTLIKQFALAGLLGLAALASQAQPMGRHGGPGAGGPGLLPFGRMEQVLESVDATDAQRTQIHNIMKAAMQDLKAQHEAGRKLHEQGLALFAAPNIDAAAFESLRQQMQAQHEVASKRMTQAMVDAARVLTPEQRAKFAEKMKKRQARMAEHMKARAAGAKAGQ, from the coding sequence ATGAGCACCAAGACCCTGATCAAGCAATTCGCCCTGGCCGGCCTGCTGGGCCTGGCCGCCCTGGCCTCGCAAGCCCAGCCGATGGGACGCCATGGCGGCCCCGGCGCCGGTGGCCCGGGCCTGCTGCCCTTCGGCCGCATGGAGCAGGTGCTGGAAAGCGTGGACGCCACCGACGCCCAGCGCACCCAGATCCACAACATCATGAAGGCTGCGATGCAGGACCTGAAGGCCCAGCATGAGGCCGGCCGCAAGCTGCACGAGCAGGGCCTCGCCCTGTTCGCCGCGCCCAATATCGATGCCGCCGCCTTCGAGTCGCTGCGCCAGCAGATGCAGGCCCAGCACGAGGTTGCGAGCAAGCGCATGACGCAGGCCATGGTCGACGCGGCCCGCGTGCTGACGCCCGAGCAGCGCGCCAAGTTCGCCGAGAAGATGAAGAAGCGCCAGGCCCGCATGGCCGAGCACATGAAGGCCCGCGCCGCCGGTGCCAAGGCGGGCCAGTAA